The Gossypium hirsutum isolate 1008001.06 chromosome D03, Gossypium_hirsutum_v2.1, whole genome shotgun sequence genomic interval TCCATCAattttggagtgatttgacaaaaataCAAACTCAAGagttaaaagagacaaaaaattaCATGGAGGGATTAAATAACTTTTTTGTAAAGTTGTAGGGCTAAAAAACTCATTATGCCAATTAAAATTAAGGTAAACTACATCCAATGTCaataaactattaataagttgatgttttggtcacttaacttcagTAAGTTACAAAAAGATCATtgaatatttagaattttttatttaagttactgaactattcgaaagtttttatttaagtctttaggttgttaatttttttatttaagtctctaaactattaataagtttgaCTAGTGAGCTCTAATTGACAATTCGATGATTGGTAAGGTGGATCAATATTCATTGATAAGtagaaaaacatattttaaatctAAGTTGATTCGATGGTCAATTtcgaaaataaaagaagataaaTTTATGGATCTTTGTTTGTAGAATCATGACGTTgaaaattgtttcatgaaaaaaataaactatagaaaagaagggaaatgaaaactttcaattggtgtaaataatgtgaatagaaaaaataatacaatatcaattttaatagcataataatttaaataaaaactatataataatttattgataattttattattttttaaagttgaatgatgaaattaatcttataaaatatattaacacCGGTTTAGTTTTTACACATTTAAAACTATAGTGGGTCCTATCCTATTAAAAAACCCACGTCCGGACGCTAGAAAgatctcggtgttttattaaggTTTTTACAGAATtataaagctaaaaaaaaaacaaaaaacaaaaaaaaaacctactcCTGAAgagtaaaagaaatatatatatatctatacatgtataaataaaaaactaatttttatacagcgtgtaaattttttttagatttcataTGCACGTAAATAAGTtaacacttatttttattttatctgtacatatatttttaattttacaagtaaaacttaaaaaaatcaaatatatcttaaattatatattatttgttacTAAATAATAGTTTTCTTAGATATTTAAAAAATGATCTACAAAAATGTGACAGTTAATTGaaagataatttatcaaataataattttgcaGTGTCAAATGGTTCTTTCTCTTTATCCACATTTGACTGGTTACCGAAAGCTGTCTAACACATCACTTCATCTTAAGACAACACAACCTCTTCCCAACAACAACAAACAACATCTCTGGTTCAGACACCCCTTGTCCTTTTTTAGGAACTCTCCCCCTTTATTACCATTAATTTATCCaatcaaattaaactaattaacccACACTTAGCTAATTAAATTCAAGTATTTATTAGTCTAACCATTGACTCAATTAAGCCATAATTAACCCTAACATCATTGTTACGAGAAAAAGGGCTTTTGTCTTCCCCATTAAAGATGGGACTAAActtatattcaaaaaaaaaaaaaagaaaaaacgaaaaaaagatgggactaaacttgggctttgGGGATTCCTTCCCAGGCACTCCCTCCCCTTTTCTCCTTAACACATAACAAAGCAAAGCAAATCAGATATATATGTTAGATAGAGACTTTGTGACATAGTAATAGAAGGAACAAGAAATATGTTGGAAGATAGAGGTTCTTGTTGATCTATGTCCCCAAGTTTTTCTACTTCCTAGTCCTAAAAACATGTTACAGTTTGTGGGTTTAAAAGGCTTTTGAAGTTACAACAAGTGGGTTACCTTCTAGGAATAAAGAAGGAAAAAGTGAGCATAGCGAGTTCTTTTTTTCTCTTACTattgatatatttataaataCAAGTTTCTTGGGTAGCGTTGGAGATGAATAGTGGCGGTGGAGGTGGCGGTGGTGGCGTTGGGGGAGGAGGGGCTGGGAGTGGTGGTGGGGGGATGATGGCAATAAGGACATCACCATTTACAGTGTCACAATGGCAAGAACTGGAACATCAAGCTTTGATCTTTAAGTATATGATGGCAGGTTTGCCTGTGCCACCTGATCTTGTGCTCCCTATTCAGAAGAGCTTTGAGTCCATTTCTCATAGGTTCTTTCACCACCCAACCAGTAAGCCCAACAtgattttctttcatcttttatttttattttttatctcccCTTCTCTTTTATCTccccttttcttttattattcttttctaaacctttgatgttgtgaatttttttttgtcctcTGGGTGTGTTTGTTTTGATTTGAGGAATCTTGTTCAGTATGCTGGTGTTTTCTTGTAAAAAAAAcggatctttttttttttctatattgatctctttattttgaaaaccataatcaattttttttttctgatttgaacCATAACcagatttttaataaaattggggTTGAAATTGCTTCATACTTTTTTTTatgactaaaaaataaataaataaaaagattgctCATTTGCAAGAGATGGTTTCCCCCTGGGTTTTAAGATAAAAGATTTTGATATGGTTGAGtggatatttaatttttcaatgatGCTTTTTACTTCcagtggaataggttgggaaACATTCCTTAAATTAATGGACTTTGAAGAGCTGTTGGGTTTTGGGGATAATCTCTTTACTTGCTCATTAAAATCACATTTCTAGGACAAAGATTAGTCGTTTTCGCTTTTGTCCTCAATTTTCTTACATacaagttttaaaagaaaaaaaaaacacttggtTCTATGTTTCAGTTGCTTTCCTTTCTTTATTGTTTTTGTGTGTTAAGTTGGTTTCTTCTGGTGATATTACCTTTCGTCATGGATTGTCTTTaaatttctgtttcttttatagtAGTTTATCTCAAAAGATTCTTCTAAGGTGATGCCAAATCCTTTTCTTCTGTATTTCTTTATTCATCCATGTGATATTGCTGATGTCTTAATCATCAAGTGTTATATCACTTTTTGACAATTCTTTATTCATATTTTGATACTTGTGATTTTAGAGTTTTCTAACATCATTGTTATAATTTATTATGTTGTCATTGTTGCTGATGTCCCGTTTTCTTGTTTTACTTGTAACTTACTTTCTTCTTGTTTTGTCAATCTCGTTCCTGTTTGTTGAAGAAAGCCTAGTAATGAATCAGAGTTTTTGAGTGTAAATTTGCAGTGGGGTATTCTTCCTTCTATGGGAAGAAGGTGGATCCGGAGCCAGGAAGATGCCGGAGGACCGACGGCAAGAAATGGCGTTGCTCCAAAGATGCATACCCTGACTCCAAGTACTGTGAGCGGCATATGCATCGCGGCCGTAACCGTTCAAGAAAGCCTGTGGAATCGCAAACTATGGCACAGTCATCATCTACTGTGACATCATTGACTGTTTCTGGAAACAGTGGTGGGACTGGAAGCTTCCAGAGCCTTCCGTTACATGCCTTCAGTGGTTCTCAACAAGTTACTGCTTCTGGAACTAATCAGTCCCATTATCATATGGAGTCAATCCCCTATGGAATCCCAAGCAAAGATTATAGGTAATCCTCATTTCATGCGTTTTAGTTTCGCATAATTTCATTCTTTGCATGTCATAGAAAAGAACTGAAACCAGAACTTGATTCCTTCATAATATTTCTTTTCCATTTACGACATTAAATTTTGGTGCCTTTTGTTTAGGGTAATGCCTACACAGAGAAAGGTTGGCAATTTTGcaccaataattttttttggagGATTAGATTGTTAACCCTTTTCAGATTTGAATTCTGGAATTTCCAGCTGTGCGGAAGTGAAATACATCATTTGTTGGGCCCATATTTTTGATTGTGTGGTAGAAGTAAAATTGCAGATTCCTTCACATTTGTGTAAATGGAGAtcttgcagaagcttttaaagtTTCTGTTGTGTTCAGGGTTCTGGGCCCTGCTGTCTTCTAAGATGGAAGTTAAAATCAGTAGTGTCATAGCAGAAACTTGTTCTTTGCTGACAGTGCTTTTTTGTTCTGTTTTTTGGTCCTCTTCTTGCTTTTGTTTTCTCCATGAAATTCGTTTTGCTGTCTGACGGCCATGAGAAATTGTCCGGAACATGTTACTGGGAGAGAACTGATCCACTCTTTCAGCTGCTGCTTAGTGGGATGGatacctttttttttcaaagaatTAGATTCGAAATAATAGTTTATATGTTCATTACTCCCATGACATGGGGGTAACTGATAAGTTCCTTGAattgcttttatttttctaaaatgtaCAGGGTTCTGGGCCCTTATGTCCATTAGGACATTGTAGAATTCCATTGTCATAGCGTAGCAGAGTGTGTTTTTACGGTTGTCTTTTGAGTTTGTTCCTTTGCTTTATGTATAAGTTCCTTAAACTATTAGCTTTGCAGCCGCATAGCATCTGATCGATTATTTTTGCAATGACTGCAAAGGTGCTTGAGGAATAGAAAGTTTTTTGTTGGTTGGTGTCACTGGTGCGGTTTTATCTGATGAAAGAGGTTTCAATGTTAGATATGTCCTTGTCATTTCCGGTTGAGAGTCTGCAGATTGATTTATATCAATCATTTTCTCTGCATACATGTTTGACTTGTAGTCCATAACTTACGTTTCAATGCATTTGGACCGCGCAGGCTTTGAATTTTGTCTTTTCTACTGAGTTTGATGACATTTTGCTATTCATATATTGTTTCGATTCTGTCATTTGTTTTAACTGCTTCTCTGATGCATTTCTAATAAACGTAAGACCGCCTCTGTGCTATATCCTCATATTTTACGCCCTGGAAATGATTCTGACAATTTTAATGGATTATATGACGGATGTATCATGATTTCTGTGTGTCTGCGCATGCTTATATATCTGCATTGGCCATTGCTTGGTAACCATATTTTTCATGTGTTTTACTTGATTGATTCTAATGCATAGGTATCTTCAAGGAGTTAAGCCTGAGGTCGGTGAGCATAGTTTCTTTTCAGAAGCTTCAGGGAGCAACCGGGGTTTCCAGATCGATACTCAACCGGAAAATGCATGGCCTGTTATGCAATCTAGACTCTCCTCGTTTCCTCAGTCAAAACCTAGTGGCAACCCCTCCATGTTGCAGAATGATTACCCCCAGCATTTGTTTTTAAGCGAATTCAACTCTGGGGAACCTGTGAAACACGAGGGTCAATCTCTTCGACCTTTCTTTGACGAGTGGCCTAAAACCAGAGACTCTTGGTCAGCTCTGGAAGACGAGAGATCTAACCAGACCTCTTTCTCTACTACCCAGCTATCGATATCCATTCCGATGGCTTCACCGGACTTCTCCACAACCAGTTCTCGTTCTCCCCACGGTGAGTTTCCAACTGAATAATTGTTCATCCGTATGTCCTTGTCTAAAATCTGTCTTGCAACTGTCTGCAGCtagttgagtgacaaaaaatCGGGGAACTCTGAAGATCAGAGGGCTGAGACAAGTTGTATCTTGGTGCTTAAATATTTGCTGCTTGAAGATTTTTCTTTACCTGGACATTGTGTTATAACTGTGGGTTTTCAGCGTCATTTGTTTGTACTAGAGTATTAGAACATTGCAAGGTTGAGGTTTTaggttataaaataaaacaaaatccaaGCAGGTAAACTGAAAAATCCAGAATATTGCAGCCTTAATCCAATTGAAAGAGCAAGTTTTCTTTATGGGTTAATTTTACTATTCTTTACATCTTAAGAAACTTTCAATAAATTTATGCATTTCTTTTGGACAACTGTACGTATAAATCAAAAGCCTttgttttttcttaaaaaaaaatcatcaattaatcTCTCTTTGAAAATGAGTTCAGGTTATGTTAATAGTAGCTAACGTGGTTGTTCATGTCgttattatttaaaaaagtaaaaaaaaaaaagagtacttTTTACTAATTTGTAATAATAACATGTATGTTAAAGTAGGCCTTGATCAAGTGGAAGATGATAGCTTCTTGGATGACGTATTTTCAATGCAATGCGTCATTGAAATTGTTGAAATGACAATAAAGGTCTGGGAAGCTTGCCTCTTAGTATATTAATCAACTACTTCGGCACCGgaattcttataaattttatggAATATTTATATCTGATTTTCCATGTACTGATGTAAATACTGGGATGCCATGTTTCATCAGTATTATtcttagaaaaattataaaattggataataatgttttaattaactaattaaattaaaccaaTGTTAATCCAAGTATAAATACAAAAATGAGTGGAAAATTATTATCATCTTCATTTCATCCACcgtccaaaaaataaaaacaacgaaaaaaaaaagaacttaatttttattcaagtttACATTCGGCCATCAATTGAATAATGTCATCaaacctttttcttataatttttataaattcatgATGATGAGAGTTTAATTTAGCTAACCCACGTATTAATTTGTTCAATTGTTAAGTTTTTAGTAAGTTGTCATTAcagagaaattgatgaattagacttgaatttgatAGATAATAAACTTAGAtcatgataaggactaaattgaaaatctaaTGAAGCTTGTTAGATAACTTTGTaacattagagactaaattgaataaacggAAAACCTGTTAGGAGACTATGTTATGAATAGAAAGTATAGGGTCCCTAATGAAGGAGTATGAAATCAAATTCTGATTTGATCATCGATATCGAAAAATATGCATATcttgagtatagggactaaattgaataaaatgtagaATATGAGTACTAtgtatttggatgtgaattgGGTGTAAACTAATGATgtctttattattaaattattgaatgtaGCTAAAGACGAAATCGGGTCGTTGTGAGAGAAGGGAAAGTCGAGTCGTTGCTGAGTAGTGGACGATTTTGATTTGTACTTCTATGATTCGAGATCATTATAGATACATGTACATGTTGATTGTATGATTAACTATCGAGGTAAGCTTATATTTTCATAGGAATTGATTCatattgaatgatattgaatGTCGAGAATTGGACTGGATTGAACATAATAGAAATAAGCATgatataaattgataatttctttataatatgaattgatgatggaaatggtatggaattATGGTATTGAGCATGTGATGATATGTAATTAGATCATTGATACCATATTAACTGTTTGGGTAGAGTCAAATATAGTTGTCATGCTATAAGATTAGATTGTGTACAGTTTATGCACTTCGTGTGGCAGTATGCACTATATGTGTGCTAGTATATTTGCTTCGATTTATCCGATGATGCATTCAGTGCTagattggtgtgttggttggttgATCCGTGTATCTGTCTTGAGTCTGAGTTCGATTTATAAGGGTTATAAAGCATGAACTTGATAAATGATAGTGAATTGAAATGATATTATGAAATGGTATCTTATGTGAATACATATGAATACGATTAGAGCTTACATGTAAAAGACCATGCGAACCAGTTAATATGAGCCCTGAGAGTCGATATGGAAATAGAACGAATTGATAGAtttgagaaatgaaataaataaatgagtaaTTTGTATGTGACTCACGTTGAGCATGtgtctaaaataaataattttataaagtaattttaaaGGTGTGGTTTTGACTGCAAACGGATAGTGTCAGTTGCAATATTTATTGTGTCCAATAGAACACTAGAGTATTCCAAGGGGTCGAACCCAAATGAGTCAGTAATTCAATGATTTCTATTCAATAAGGATGCAAGAAAGGAATCTAGCTAGCTACTCACTAATTTCTATATTACAACAATGCATAATTCGTGGTTAATTAAGCTAGTTAATTATCTacaagtaaaaaggactaaattgtaaaataagtaaaCTTATGAAATTAACAAAGTAATAACATACAACGATTGGTTGActtccattgtaacaccccaaacccggcccaaatgttatggccggatctagcaatgtcacatgatagggtgtttgaaaactgTGTCGTAGtgttaaaaccatttccattgaattccttatcttaatatcttattagctccaaaattgtgttgctcatttaatcgatagtttcaaaatgttattcgtttgcggaagcttttaaaacaaattaaacaatcgtgcgtttaggaaaaacatttgtttcttttgaaacccgaggtttcctactactagcagttgtaattCATAAGGTAatgataattaaaacccaaaaccaaagttcgaaagtccaattacaacccaaaaacttagccagtaaaaatagaatataaataaaatcaattatcGTAAATATGAGTTAAAAACCACAAAAGTCCAATACCGTGGTCACTGCCGAGTCCTCCACCGCACTGATCCATCTAGATCttgggattacctgtgcacatttaaacaaaaggggtgagtttacgaaaactcagtgtataatcccacagaaaacaaacaatagcaaatcacagtgTACAATTAAAGCAgtcctgggcct includes:
- the LOC107950614 gene encoding growth-regulating factor 4, whose translation is MNSGGGGGGGGVGGGGAGSGGGGMMAIRTSPFTVSQWQELEHQALIFKYMMAGLPVPPDLVLPIQKSFESISHRFFHHPTMGYSSFYGKKVDPEPGRCRRTDGKKWRCSKDAYPDSKYCERHMHRGRNRSRKPVESQTMAQSSSTVTSLTVSGNSGGTGSFQSLPLHAFSGSQQVTASGTNQSHYHMESIPYGIPSKDYRYLQGVKPEVGEHSFFSEASGSNRGFQIDTQPENAWPVMQSRLSSFPQSKPSGNPSMLQNDYPQHLFLSEFNSGEPVKHEGQSLRPFFDEWPKTRDSWSALEDERSNQTSFSTTQLSISIPMASPDFSTTSSRSPHAS